In Nomia melanderi isolate GNS246 chromosome 4, iyNomMela1, whole genome shotgun sequence, the following are encoded in one genomic region:
- the LOC116434708 gene encoding uncharacterized protein LOC116434708 has protein sequence MVSVFAFFAFFAFFAFFAFFAFFAFFAFFALFAFSLDRRHYIVGNSNSKRYMFQADKAKQLWDEKRYDRFIQCLPSMLTSSIAVLKYLNAMVNMDKLKDILLAIRSDSERHQNQPEYRIFHKHSMEGRTSVVAFAGYMCFAAVTYMSLAVHMLVEENANRVNASVPREFLYQVDYHVDHEKYFYPITAHTYYVTLLVIAIIVALDTLYIIVIQHSCVLFAVLGFKLRTAHILNESVLYQGDEYKNVRILRYTVEEENRVFRKLVGCAMEHNRALEYVKLLHAMFSRTLLAQIIVNILSLSVSGIEILLQRNNFDVVLGMIVWLVGDEVHLFFLCLSGQRLSDFSENVYYDAVECMWYTFFAKSKVVYLFFVMNTLMPQQLVALKLTALNMETFQAVRSLSSVFARLPAVSTNPAARRSRSIVVAIQRETWLQVTRMAASYFTVLSSTLDEPFVEKSSLTRTFIRETINDVLGTHLETSDYRVSTEPGVYFHRFFRTRTARKVTMNKARLLFYEKKYGEFVQALPPTLTGMVALIKYGNVIGKMEKVKSILLLIKRDKEQYEDLPESRILPKYDQQGRLIVRIFGGYLTLAILLFLSIPLPEIIRDARNLGNVTEPKMLHPMEYNIDHSKYYYQITVHAYAGSAMKVFVIIALDSFFIIAIQHCCLLFAITGFQLKTAHVLNESILYHEDQWKVVNVGRFTTREQSLVYRKVVRLVAGHMSALEYVYLVQSTFSSALLFQVFLTLVCMTVSAVQILQNMNNYDIVLGMNLWLVGQIMHLFFLCFNGQRLSDYSENVYYDAMECVWYTFCAKSKVVYQFFVMNTITPHRLVAMKLMVLDMQTFQAVMRLSASYLTVLLSAV, from the exons ATGGTTTCCGTTTTCGCTTTCTTCGCTTTCTTCGCTTTCTTCGCTTTCTTCGCTTTCTTCGCTTTCTTCGCTTTCTTCGCTTTCTTCGCTCTTTTCGCGTTCTCGCTTGATCGCCGACACTATATAGTAGGAAACAGTAATTCGAAACGGTACATGTTCCAGGCGGACAAAGCGAAACAGTTATGGGACGAGAAGCGGTACGACCGTTTCATCCAGTGCCTTCCGTCGATGTTAACGTCGAGCATCGccgtattgaaatatttgaacgccATGGTGAACATGGACAAG TTGAAGGACATCCTGTTGGCCATTCGGAGCGACTCGGAACGGCACCAGAACCAGCCGGAGTACCGGATTTTCCACAAGCACAGCATGGAGGGAAGAACGTCCGTTGTAGCATTCGCCG GCTACATGTGCTTCGCGGCCGTCACGTACATGTCGCTCGCCGTCCACATGCTCGTAGAGGAGAACGCGAACCGCGTGAACGCCTCCGTGCCCAGAGAATTCTTGTACCAAGTGGACTACCACGTCGACCACGAGAAATATTTCTACCCGATAACAGCGCACACCTACTACGTGACCCTGCTGGTGATAGCGATAATCGTGGCACTGGACACCCTCTATATCATCGTCATCCAGCATTCCTGCGTTTTGTTCGCTGTCCTAGG GTTCAAGCTGAGAACGGCTCACATCTTGAACGAAAGTGTCCTGTACCAGGGTGACGAGTACAAAAACGTGAGAATCTTGAGATACACCGTGGAAGAAGAGAACCGTGTGTTCCGGAAACTCGTAGGCTGCGCTATGGAGCACAACAGAGCGCTCGA GTACGTGAAGCTGCTCCACGCGATGTTCTCCAGAACGTTGCTCGCCCAAATAATCGTAAACATCTTGTCCCTGAGCGTCAGTGGAATAGAA ATACTCTTGCAGCGAAACAACTTTGACGTTGTACTGGGAATGATCGTCTGGCTGGTGGGCGACGAGGTCCACCTGTTCTTCCTCTGCCTTTCCGGACAGAGGCTTTCGGACTTTAGCGAGAACGTCTACTACGACGC GGTGGAGTGCATGTGGTACACGTTCTTCGCGAAGAGCAAGGTCGTCTATCTATTCTTCGTGATGAACACCCTGATGCCTCAGCAATTGGTCGCGCTGAAGCTGACGGCGTTGAACATGGAAACATTCCAAGCGGTTCGTTCACTGTCCTCCGTGTTTGCTCGTTTGCCAGCTGTTTCGACGAATCCCGCGGCTCGCCGATCGAGATCGATCGTCGTCGCGATTCAACGGGAAACATGGTTGCAGGTAACGCGAATGGCTGCTTCGTATTTCACGGTTTTGTCTTCGACCCTT GACGAGCCGTTTGTGGAAAAGAGTAGTCTTACGCGGACTTTCATTCGAGAGACAATCAACGATGTACTTGGAACGCATTTAGAAACGAGCGACTATCGCGTATCGACGGAGCCTGGCGTGTACTTCCATCGTTTTTTTCGAACTCGAACAGCACGCAAAGTTACA atgaacaaGGCGAGGCTGTTGTTCTACGAGAAAAAGTACGGCGAATTCGTCCAGGCCCTACCGCCAACGCTCACGGGAATGGTCGCGTTGATCAAGTATGGGAACGTCATAGGCAAGATGGAAAAG GTAAAGAGCATTCTCCTGTTGATCAAAAGGGACAAGGAACAGTACGAGGACCTGCCCGAGTCTCGAATTCTCCCTAAATACGATCAGCAGGGAAGGCTGATCGTTCGGATCTTCGGAG GGTATCTCACCCTCGCGATACTGCTATTCCTGTCGATCCCGTTGCCAGAAATCATAAGGGACGCGAGGAACCTCGGGAACGTCACCGAGCCGAAAATGCTGCACCCGATGGAGTACAACATCGACCATTCTAAATATTACTACCAGATCACGGTGCACGCTTACGCCGGGTCCGCCATGAAGGTGTTCGTAATCATCGCGCTCGATTCGTTCTTCATTATAGCCATCCAACACTGTTGCCTGCTATTCGCTATCACAGG GTTTCAGTTGAAAACCGCTCACGTCTTGAATGAGAGTATCCTCTACCACGAGGACCAATGGAAAGTCGTGAACGTCGGAAGATTCACGACGCGAGAGCAGAGCCTCGTGTACCGGAAAGTTGTACGCCTTGTCGCGGGGCACATGTCGGCCCTGGA ATACGTGTACCTCGTCCAGTCAACGTTCTCCTCGGCACTACTCTTTCAAGTGTTCCTCACCCTCGTATGCATGACCGTCAGCGCGGTGCAA ATATTGCAGAACATGAACAACTATGACATTGTACTAGGAATGAATCTCTGGTTGGTAGGCCAGATAATGCATTTATTCTTCCTCTGCTTCAATGGACAAAGACTGTCGGACTATAGCGAGAACGTCTACTACGATGC CATGGAGTGCGTGTGGTACACGTTTTGCGCGAAGAGTAAGGTCGTTTATCAGTTCTTCGTTATGAACACCATCACGCCTCACCGGTTGGTCGCCATGAAACTGATGGTGTTGGACATGCAAACCTTTCAAGCG GTGATGCGTCTGTCGGCCTCGTATCTCACGGTGTTGTTATCGGCGGTGTAG
- the LOC116434716 gene encoding uncharacterized protein LOC116434716 isoform X4, producing MTTLVLALIKYGNVMSKMETVKSILLSIKKDNERYRDLPESRILDTYNMQGRLFIQILGGYLFVATLIFLSLPTPNIIKDGRNLRNVSEPRTLYPVDYNVDHVKYYVPITVHAYLVSCLVVYMIVAMESLFIVVIQHSCILFTVAGYKLKTSHILNESIPYRGDEWTSVNVQDFSAEEQQRVFRNILRSIMEHNKALEYVTLLQSTFSTALFFQISLTIGCMSSSAVQLLWNLNNLDIVLGMILWLVGQVMHLLFLCLNGQRLSNFCENLYYDAMQCLWYTFFAKSKVVYRFLIMNIATPRQLVAMKLVVLNMQTFQTVARLSASYFTVLSSTL from the exons ATGACCACGTTGGTCTTGGCGTTGATCAAGTATGGGAACGTGATGTCTAAAATGGAAACG GTGAAGAGCATTCTCTTGTCGATCAAGAAGGACAATGAGCGGTACCGGGACCTGCCCGAGTCTCGAATCCTGGATACATACAATATGCAGGGAAGACTTTTCATTCAAATTCTTGGAG GGTATCTGTTTGTCGCAACGCTGATATTCCTGTCGCTTCCCACGCCCAACATTATAAAGGACGGTAGGAACCTCCGGAACGTATCCGAGCCGAGAACGTTATACCCAGTGGACTACAACGTCGACCACGTAAAGTATTACGTTCCGATTACCGTGCACGCTTACTTGGTATCCTGCCTGGTGGTATACATGATCGTGGCGATGGAGTCGTTGTTTATCGTAGTCATCCAACACTCCTGCATTCTATTCACTGTCGCGGG GTATAAGCTGAAAACATCGCACATTTTGAACGAAAGTATCCCGTATCGAGGTGACGAGTGGACATCTGTGAACGTCCAGGATTTCTCAGCGGAAGAGCAGCAGCGCGTCTTCCGGAATATTCTGCGTTCCATCATGGAGCACAACAAGGCCCTCGA ATACGTAACGCTTCTCCAATCAACATTCTCGACAGCgttattctttcaaatttccctGACCATCGGCTGCATGAGCTCCAGCGCGGTTCAA CTACTATGGAATTTGAACAACTTGGACATTGTATTGGGAATGATTCTCTGGCTGGTGGGCCAGGTAATGCACTTACTCTTCCTCTGTCTTAACGGGCAAAGGCTCTCCAACTTTTGTGAAAACCTCTACTACGACGC GATGCAGTGCCTATGGTACACGTTTTTCGCCAAGAGTAAGGTCGTTTATCGGTTCTTGATTATGAACATTGCCACGCCCCGCCAACTGGTCGCCATGAAGCTGGTGGTCTTGAACATGCAAACCTTCCAAACG GTGGCACGTTTGTCAGCCTCGTACTTCACGGTATTGTCATCGACGTTATGA
- the LOC116434716 gene encoding uncharacterized protein LOC116434716 isoform X1 — protein sequence MVEQVHASRIRLKMRDNSEKHEKPIGARITAGKRCQLLRGTGLNKATRLCYEKRYSEFVQSIPPMTTLVLALIKYGNVMSKMETVKSILLSIKKDNERYRDLPESRILDTYNMQGRLFIQILGGYLFVATLIFLSLPTPNIIKDGRNLRNVSEPRTLYPVDYNVDHVKYYVPITVHAYLVSCLVVYMIVAMESLFIVVIQHSCILFTVAGYKLKTSHILNESIPYRGDEWTSVNVQDFSAEEQQRVFRNILRSIMEHNKALEYVTLLQSTFSTALFFQISLTIGCMSSSAVQLLWNLNNLDIVLGMILWLVGQVMHLLFLCLNGQRLSNFCENLYYDAMQCLWYTFFAKSKVVYRFLIMNIATPRQLVAMKLVVLNMQTFQTVARLSASYFTVLSSTL from the exons ATGGTCGAACAGGTCCATGCTTCTCGGATACGGTTGAAGATGCGCGACAACAGTGAAAAACACGAGAAACCTATAGGCGCGAGAATAACGGCTGGAAAACGGTGCCAGCTGTTGCGCGGAACAGGT TTGAACAAAGCGACGCGGTTGTGCTACGAGAAAAGGTACAGCGAATTCGTCCAGTCCATCCCGCCGATGACCACGTTGGTCTTGGCGTTGATCAAGTATGGGAACGTGATGTCTAAAATGGAAACG GTGAAGAGCATTCTCTTGTCGATCAAGAAGGACAATGAGCGGTACCGGGACCTGCCCGAGTCTCGAATCCTGGATACATACAATATGCAGGGAAGACTTTTCATTCAAATTCTTGGAG GGTATCTGTTTGTCGCAACGCTGATATTCCTGTCGCTTCCCACGCCCAACATTATAAAGGACGGTAGGAACCTCCGGAACGTATCCGAGCCGAGAACGTTATACCCAGTGGACTACAACGTCGACCACGTAAAGTATTACGTTCCGATTACCGTGCACGCTTACTTGGTATCCTGCCTGGTGGTATACATGATCGTGGCGATGGAGTCGTTGTTTATCGTAGTCATCCAACACTCCTGCATTCTATTCACTGTCGCGGG GTATAAGCTGAAAACATCGCACATTTTGAACGAAAGTATCCCGTATCGAGGTGACGAGTGGACATCTGTGAACGTCCAGGATTTCTCAGCGGAAGAGCAGCAGCGCGTCTTCCGGAATATTCTGCGTTCCATCATGGAGCACAACAAGGCCCTCGA ATACGTAACGCTTCTCCAATCAACATTCTCGACAGCgttattctttcaaatttccctGACCATCGGCTGCATGAGCTCCAGCGCGGTTCAA CTACTATGGAATTTGAACAACTTGGACATTGTATTGGGAATGATTCTCTGGCTGGTGGGCCAGGTAATGCACTTACTCTTCCTCTGTCTTAACGGGCAAAGGCTCTCCAACTTTTGTGAAAACCTCTACTACGACGC GATGCAGTGCCTATGGTACACGTTTTTCGCCAAGAGTAAGGTCGTTTATCGGTTCTTGATTATGAACATTGCCACGCCCCGCCAACTGGTCGCCATGAAGCTGGTGGTCTTGAACATGCAAACCTTCCAAACG GTGGCACGTTTGTCAGCCTCGTACTTCACGGTATTGTCATCGACGTTATGA
- the LOC116434716 gene encoding uncharacterized protein LOC116434716 isoform X2 has translation MFPDSSQFAYTKLSLNKATRLCYEKRYSEFVQSIPPMTTLVLALIKYGNVMSKMETVKSILLSIKKDNERYRDLPESRILDTYNMQGRLFIQILGGYLFVATLIFLSLPTPNIIKDGRNLRNVSEPRTLYPVDYNVDHVKYYVPITVHAYLVSCLVVYMIVAMESLFIVVIQHSCILFTVAGYKLKTSHILNESIPYRGDEWTSVNVQDFSAEEQQRVFRNILRSIMEHNKALEYVTLLQSTFSTALFFQISLTIGCMSSSAVQLLWNLNNLDIVLGMILWLVGQVMHLLFLCLNGQRLSNFCENLYYDAMQCLWYTFFAKSKVVYRFLIMNIATPRQLVAMKLVVLNMQTFQTVARLSASYFTVLSSTL, from the exons ATGTTTCCCGATAGCAGTCAGTTTGCATACACCAAACTTTCA TTGAACAAAGCGACGCGGTTGTGCTACGAGAAAAGGTACAGCGAATTCGTCCAGTCCATCCCGCCGATGACCACGTTGGTCTTGGCGTTGATCAAGTATGGGAACGTGATGTCTAAAATGGAAACG GTGAAGAGCATTCTCTTGTCGATCAAGAAGGACAATGAGCGGTACCGGGACCTGCCCGAGTCTCGAATCCTGGATACATACAATATGCAGGGAAGACTTTTCATTCAAATTCTTGGAG GGTATCTGTTTGTCGCAACGCTGATATTCCTGTCGCTTCCCACGCCCAACATTATAAAGGACGGTAGGAACCTCCGGAACGTATCCGAGCCGAGAACGTTATACCCAGTGGACTACAACGTCGACCACGTAAAGTATTACGTTCCGATTACCGTGCACGCTTACTTGGTATCCTGCCTGGTGGTATACATGATCGTGGCGATGGAGTCGTTGTTTATCGTAGTCATCCAACACTCCTGCATTCTATTCACTGTCGCGGG GTATAAGCTGAAAACATCGCACATTTTGAACGAAAGTATCCCGTATCGAGGTGACGAGTGGACATCTGTGAACGTCCAGGATTTCTCAGCGGAAGAGCAGCAGCGCGTCTTCCGGAATATTCTGCGTTCCATCATGGAGCACAACAAGGCCCTCGA ATACGTAACGCTTCTCCAATCAACATTCTCGACAGCgttattctttcaaatttccctGACCATCGGCTGCATGAGCTCCAGCGCGGTTCAA CTACTATGGAATTTGAACAACTTGGACATTGTATTGGGAATGATTCTCTGGCTGGTGGGCCAGGTAATGCACTTACTCTTCCTCTGTCTTAACGGGCAAAGGCTCTCCAACTTTTGTGAAAACCTCTACTACGACGC GATGCAGTGCCTATGGTACACGTTTTTCGCCAAGAGTAAGGTCGTTTATCGGTTCTTGATTATGAACATTGCCACGCCCCGCCAACTGGTCGCCATGAAGCTGGTGGTCTTGAACATGCAAACCTTCCAAACG GTGGCACGTTTGTCAGCCTCGTACTTCACGGTATTGTCATCGACGTTATGA
- the LOC116434716 gene encoding uncharacterized protein LOC116434716 isoform X3: MEVREGRLNKATRLCYEKRYSEFVQSIPPMTTLVLALIKYGNVMSKMETVKSILLSIKKDNERYRDLPESRILDTYNMQGRLFIQILGGYLFVATLIFLSLPTPNIIKDGRNLRNVSEPRTLYPVDYNVDHVKYYVPITVHAYLVSCLVVYMIVAMESLFIVVIQHSCILFTVAGYKLKTSHILNESIPYRGDEWTSVNVQDFSAEEQQRVFRNILRSIMEHNKALEYVTLLQSTFSTALFFQISLTIGCMSSSAVQLLWNLNNLDIVLGMILWLVGQVMHLLFLCLNGQRLSNFCENLYYDAMQCLWYTFFAKSKVVYRFLIMNIATPRQLVAMKLVVLNMQTFQTVARLSASYFTVLSSTL, from the exons ATGGAGGTTCGAGAAGGCCGT TTGAACAAAGCGACGCGGTTGTGCTACGAGAAAAGGTACAGCGAATTCGTCCAGTCCATCCCGCCGATGACCACGTTGGTCTTGGCGTTGATCAAGTATGGGAACGTGATGTCTAAAATGGAAACG GTGAAGAGCATTCTCTTGTCGATCAAGAAGGACAATGAGCGGTACCGGGACCTGCCCGAGTCTCGAATCCTGGATACATACAATATGCAGGGAAGACTTTTCATTCAAATTCTTGGAG GGTATCTGTTTGTCGCAACGCTGATATTCCTGTCGCTTCCCACGCCCAACATTATAAAGGACGGTAGGAACCTCCGGAACGTATCCGAGCCGAGAACGTTATACCCAGTGGACTACAACGTCGACCACGTAAAGTATTACGTTCCGATTACCGTGCACGCTTACTTGGTATCCTGCCTGGTGGTATACATGATCGTGGCGATGGAGTCGTTGTTTATCGTAGTCATCCAACACTCCTGCATTCTATTCACTGTCGCGGG GTATAAGCTGAAAACATCGCACATTTTGAACGAAAGTATCCCGTATCGAGGTGACGAGTGGACATCTGTGAACGTCCAGGATTTCTCAGCGGAAGAGCAGCAGCGCGTCTTCCGGAATATTCTGCGTTCCATCATGGAGCACAACAAGGCCCTCGA ATACGTAACGCTTCTCCAATCAACATTCTCGACAGCgttattctttcaaatttccctGACCATCGGCTGCATGAGCTCCAGCGCGGTTCAA CTACTATGGAATTTGAACAACTTGGACATTGTATTGGGAATGATTCTCTGGCTGGTGGGCCAGGTAATGCACTTACTCTTCCTCTGTCTTAACGGGCAAAGGCTCTCCAACTTTTGTGAAAACCTCTACTACGACGC GATGCAGTGCCTATGGTACACGTTTTTCGCCAAGAGTAAGGTCGTTTATCGGTTCTTGATTATGAACATTGCCACGCCCCGCCAACTGGTCGCCATGAAGCTGGTGGTCTTGAACATGCAAACCTTCCAAACG GTGGCACGTTTGTCAGCCTCGTACTTCACGGTATTGTCATCGACGTTATGA
- the LOC116434714 gene encoding uncharacterized protein LOC116434714 isoform X3: MMVNMDKVKKLLSFIKEDWQRYENLPEHRILQKYSVHGRLFVLLYGGYLSMATLIFLALPMPEMIKDSKNRKNLTDLRLLFPMEYNVDHGKYYHSIIAHSYCITLLTVISIVAAESFFIIVIQHSVILFTIIGFQMKTAHVLDERILYRGDQWKAPTATKFSAQEEILVYRKIVRSIVEHNRALEYVSLVQSTFSTAIFFQIFFNVVCMSVSAVEILMSAADLDVVLGMLLWLVGQEMHLFFLCLSGQRITDSCENVYNDAIECLWYTFFAKSKVIYRFLIMNIATPRQLVAMKLLVLNMQTFQAVTRLAASYFTVLSATL; this comes from the exons AGAAATTGCTCTCGTTCATCAAGGAGGATTGGCAACGATACGAAAACCTGCCAGAGCATCGGATTTTACAGAAATACAGTGTACACGGCAGACTGTTCGTTCTACTTTACGGAG GATACCTCTCCATGGCCACCCTGATATTCCTGGCGCTTCCGATGCCAGAAATGATCAAGGACAGCAAGAACCGCAAAAACCTTACGGACCTGCGACTCTTATTTCCAATGGAGTACAACGTTGACCACGGGAAATATTACCATTCGATTATAGCGCACAGCTACTGCATAACCCTGCTAACGGTCATTTCCATCGTCGCAGCGGAATCGTTCTTTATCATAGTTATTCAACATTCCGTAATCTTATTCACTATCATAGG ATTTCAGATGAAAACAGCGCACGTTTTGGACGAGCGAATCCTCTACCGAGGCGACCAGTGGAAAGCTCCGACGGCCACGAAATTCTCCGCGCAAGAAGAAATACTCGTCTATCGAAAAATTGTACGCTCGATCGTGGAGCATAACAGGGCGCTCGA ATACGTGTCGCTTGTCCAATCAACATTCTCGACGGCGATATTCTTCCAAATTTTCTTCAACGTCGTCTGCATGAGCGTCAGCGCGGTGgag ATATTAATGAGCGCGGCGGACTTGGACGTCGTGTTGGGAATGTTGCTCTGGCTGGTGGGCCAGGAAATGCATTTATTCTTCCTCTGCCTTTCTGGACAGAGGATCACCGACTCTTGCGAGAACGTGTACAATGACGC CATCGAGTGCCTGTGGTATACATTCTTCGCGAAGAGCAAGGTGATTTATCGGTTCTTGATTATGAACATTGCGACGCCTCGCCAACTGGTCGCCATGAAGCTGCTGGTACTGAACATGCAAACCTTCCAAGCG GTGACGCGTTTGGCCGCATCATATTTCACGGTTCTATCTGCAACGTTATAA
- the LOC116434714 gene encoding uncharacterized protein LOC116434714 isoform X2, with protein sequence MMVNMDKVKKLLSFIKEDWQRYENLPEHRILQKYSVHGRLFVLLYGEMIKDSKNRKNLTDLRLLFPMEYNVDHGKYYHSIIAHSYCITLLTVISIVAAESFFIIVIQHSVILFTIIGFQMKTAHVLDERILYRGDQWKAPTATKFSAQEEILVYRKIVRSIVEHNRALEYVSLVQSTFSTAIFFQIFFNVVCMSVSAVEILMSAADLDVVLGMLLWLVGQEMHLFFLCLSGQRITDSCENVYNDAIECLWYTFFAKSKVIYRFLIMNIATPRQLVAMKLLVLNMQTFQAVRTRRILRVAKPVANKPNFFQRFIVLSLPTHHFHRISLILQVCSRMRDTSSHFTLIPPLEQFAPTYSAMNSCVAIINCKSFSAKPFSR encoded by the exons AGAAATTGCTCTCGTTCATCAAGGAGGATTGGCAACGATACGAAAACCTGCCAGAGCATCGGATTTTACAGAAATACAGTGTACACGGCAGACTGTTCGTTCTACTTTACGGAG AAATGATCAAGGACAGCAAGAACCGCAAAAACCTTACGGACCTGCGACTCTTATTTCCAATGGAGTACAACGTTGACCACGGGAAATATTACCATTCGATTATAGCGCACAGCTACTGCATAACCCTGCTAACGGTCATTTCCATCGTCGCAGCGGAATCGTTCTTTATCATAGTTATTCAACATTCCGTAATCTTATTCACTATCATAGG ATTTCAGATGAAAACAGCGCACGTTTTGGACGAGCGAATCCTCTACCGAGGCGACCAGTGGAAAGCTCCGACGGCCACGAAATTCTCCGCGCAAGAAGAAATACTCGTCTATCGAAAAATTGTACGCTCGATCGTGGAGCATAACAGGGCGCTCGA ATACGTGTCGCTTGTCCAATCAACATTCTCGACGGCGATATTCTTCCAAATTTTCTTCAACGTCGTCTGCATGAGCGTCAGCGCGGTGgag ATATTAATGAGCGCGGCGGACTTGGACGTCGTGTTGGGAATGTTGCTCTGGCTGGTGGGCCAGGAAATGCATTTATTCTTCCTCTGCCTTTCTGGACAGAGGATCACCGACTCTTGCGAGAACGTGTACAATGACGC CATCGAGTGCCTGTGGTATACATTCTTCGCGAAGAGCAAGGTGATTTATCGGTTCTTGATTATGAACATTGCGACGCCTCGCCAACTGGTCGCCATGAAGCTGCTGGTACTGAACATGCAAACCTTCCAAGCGGTTCGTACGAGACGCATCCTTCGAGTAGCCAAACCTGTTGCGAATAAGCCAAATTTCTTCCAACGATTCATCGTGTTATCTCTACCGACACACCACTTTCATCGAATATCGTTAATCTTACAAGTTTGCTCTCGAATGCGCGACACGAGTTCGCATTTCACTTTGATTCCTCCTCTGGAGCAGTTTGCCCCGACATACTCCGCGATGAATAGCTGTGTTGCTATTATCAATTGCAAATCATTCAGCGCAAAACCTTTTTCCAGGTGA
- the LOC116434714 gene encoding uncharacterized protein LOC116434714 isoform X1, translating to MMVNMDKVKKLLSFIKEDWQRYENLPEHRILQKYSVHGRLFVLLYGGYLSMATLIFLALPMPEMIKDSKNRKNLTDLRLLFPMEYNVDHGKYYHSIIAHSYCITLLTVISIVAAESFFIIVIQHSVILFTIIGFQMKTAHVLDERILYRGDQWKAPTATKFSAQEEILVYRKIVRSIVEHNRALEYVSLVQSTFSTAIFFQIFFNVVCMSVSAVEILMSAADLDVVLGMLLWLVGQEMHLFFLCLSGQRITDSCENVYNDAIECLWYTFFAKSKVIYRFLIMNIATPRQLVAMKLLVLNMQTFQAVRTRRILRVAKPVANKPNFFQRFIVLSLPTHHFHRISLILQVCSRMRDTSSHFTLIPPLEQFAPTYSAMNSCVAIINCKSFSAKPFSR from the exons AGAAATTGCTCTCGTTCATCAAGGAGGATTGGCAACGATACGAAAACCTGCCAGAGCATCGGATTTTACAGAAATACAGTGTACACGGCAGACTGTTCGTTCTACTTTACGGAG GATACCTCTCCATGGCCACCCTGATATTCCTGGCGCTTCCGATGCCAGAAATGATCAAGGACAGCAAGAACCGCAAAAACCTTACGGACCTGCGACTCTTATTTCCAATGGAGTACAACGTTGACCACGGGAAATATTACCATTCGATTATAGCGCACAGCTACTGCATAACCCTGCTAACGGTCATTTCCATCGTCGCAGCGGAATCGTTCTTTATCATAGTTATTCAACATTCCGTAATCTTATTCACTATCATAGG ATTTCAGATGAAAACAGCGCACGTTTTGGACGAGCGAATCCTCTACCGAGGCGACCAGTGGAAAGCTCCGACGGCCACGAAATTCTCCGCGCAAGAAGAAATACTCGTCTATCGAAAAATTGTACGCTCGATCGTGGAGCATAACAGGGCGCTCGA ATACGTGTCGCTTGTCCAATCAACATTCTCGACGGCGATATTCTTCCAAATTTTCTTCAACGTCGTCTGCATGAGCGTCAGCGCGGTGgag ATATTAATGAGCGCGGCGGACTTGGACGTCGTGTTGGGAATGTTGCTCTGGCTGGTGGGCCAGGAAATGCATTTATTCTTCCTCTGCCTTTCTGGACAGAGGATCACCGACTCTTGCGAGAACGTGTACAATGACGC CATCGAGTGCCTGTGGTATACATTCTTCGCGAAGAGCAAGGTGATTTATCGGTTCTTGATTATGAACATTGCGACGCCTCGCCAACTGGTCGCCATGAAGCTGCTGGTACTGAACATGCAAACCTTCCAAGCGGTTCGTACGAGACGCATCCTTCGAGTAGCCAAACCTGTTGCGAATAAGCCAAATTTCTTCCAACGATTCATCGTGTTATCTCTACCGACACACCACTTTCATCGAATATCGTTAATCTTACAAGTTTGCTCTCGAATGCGCGACACGAGTTCGCATTTCACTTTGATTCCTCCTCTGGAGCAGTTTGCCCCGACATACTCCGCGATGAATAGCTGTGTTGCTATTATCAATTGCAAATCATTCAGCGCAAAACCTTTTTCCAGGTGA